The following are encoded in a window of Terriglobia bacterium genomic DNA:
- a CDS encoding efflux RND transporter permease subunit — protein ILYSFINKLRLEGLDIPTATLQAALLRLRPIMMTALVACFGLLPAATSTGIGSDSQRPFAIVIVGGLASRLLLSIFLSPVLYALVARDGDTLKV, from the coding sequence CATCCTGTATTCGTTCATCAACAAGCTTCGCCTCGAAGGTCTCGACATCCCGACAGCAACCCTTCAGGCCGCGCTGCTGCGGCTGCGCCCGATCATGATGACCGCGTTGGTTGCCTGTTTCGGTCTGCTGCCGGCGGCCACTTCGACCGGAATCGGCAGTGATTCGCAGCGACCGTTCGCGATCGTCATTGTCGGCGGCCTGGCGTCGCGTCTGCTTCTCTCGATATTTCTTTCGCCCGTCCTGTATGCGCTCGTTGCACGCGACGGCGACACGTTAAAGGTATAA